In the genome of Fusobacterium necrogenes, one region contains:
- a CDS encoding NADH-quinone oxidoreductase subunit NuoE family protein, which produces MIPKKDIAFQELEAYISTFEDKKSSLIIILHKAQEIFGYIPEEVQEFVAEKVGVPVSKVYEVVNFYSFFSMKPKAKYHISVCTGTGCRARGSEKILEFLQKELKIQKIGDLTEDNLFSLNSLGCMGACGLAPVVVIGKDIHGRLKLEDVKVIIEKYRDSNA; this is translated from the coding sequence ATGATACCTAAAAAAGATATTGCTTTTCAAGAATTAGAAGCTTATATTTCTACTTTTGAAGATAAAAAAAGCTCATTAATTATAATACTTCATAAGGCACAGGAGATATTTGGATATATTCCTGAAGAAGTACAGGAATTTGTAGCTGAAAAAGTAGGAGTACCAGTGTCTAAAGTATATGAAGTTGTAAATTTTTATAGTTTTTTTTCAATGAAACCAAAGGCTAAATATCACATCTCTGTTTGTACAGGAACAGGTTGTCGTGCTAGAGGCTCAGAGAAAATATTAGAGTTTCTTCAAAAAGAGTTAAAAATTCAAAAAATAGGGGATTTAACTGAGGATAATCTTTTCTCTTTGAATTCTTTAGGATGTATGGGAGCATGTGGACTAGCACCTGTTGTGGTAATAGGAAAGGATATACATGGAAGATTAAAATTAGAAGATGTAAAAGTTATAATAGAAAAATATAGAGACTCAAATGCTTAA
- a CDS encoding deoxycytidylate deaminase — protein sequence MKRENYIKWDEYFMGIALLSAMRSKDPNTQVGACIVNEEKKIIGVGYNGLPIGCSDDEYPWKREGEFLNTKYPFVCHAELNAILNSTKSLKGCTIYVALFPCHECSKAIIQSGIKELVYLSDKYSGTESNIASKRMLKSAGVKFRQLKSEIEKIELFFTCKDH from the coding sequence ATGAAAAGAGAAAATTATATAAAGTGGGATGAATATTTTATGGGGATAGCACTTCTTTCAGCTATGAGAAGTAAAGATCCTAATACTCAAGTAGGAGCCTGCATAGTTAATGAGGAGAAAAAAATTATAGGAGTAGGTTATAATGGACTGCCTATTGGATGTAGTGATGATGAATATCCTTGGAAAAGAGAGGGAGAATTTTTAAATACTAAATATCCTTTTGTGTGTCATGCTGAATTAAATGCTATTTTAAATAGTACGAAATCTTTGAAGGGCTGTACTATATATGTGGCCCTTTTCCCTTGTCATGAATGTAGCAAGGCTATAATTCAAAGTGGAATAAAAGAGTTAGTCTATCTTTCAGACAAATATAGTGGAACAGAGTCAAATATAGCTTCTAAAAGAATGTTAAAATCAGCAGGTGTAAAATTTAGGCAATTAAAATCTGAAATAGAAAAAATAGAACTTTTTTTCACATGTAAAGATCATTAA
- a CDS encoding DUF3798 domain-containing protein, translating into MKKLLLFCWMFLMSIFSFAANADYHIGVVSGTVSQSEDSLRGAEELIKMYGAVDKGGMVTHVTYPDNFMQKMETTISQMVALADDPKMKAIIVIEAVPGTVEAFRRIREARPDILLVANSPHEDPEIITEVSDLVTNPDNVARGYLIVKAAKNMGADKFMHISFPRHLSYELLSRRRNIMAEAAKDLGMEFIDVSAPDPVSDVGVAGAQQYILEQVPNWLNRYGKNVAFFATNDAHTEPLLKRIAEDGGYFVEADLPSPTMGYPGALGIKFTEDEKGNWPKILKKVEDTVVGKGAAGRMGTWAYSYNFASAIALGDHVRNVIENGTDIIDFDAIIESYNKFTPGAEWNGSNYADVNGVEKENFYLLYQDTYVLGKGYLHMTDDEVPAKYFEIK; encoded by the coding sequence ATGAAAAAATTACTTTTATTCTGTTGGATGTTTTTAATGTCAATCTTTAGTTTCGCAGCAAACGCTGACTACCATATTGGAGTAGTAAGTGGAACTGTTTCTCAATCAGAAGATAGCCTTCGTGGAGCTGAAGAATTAATAAAAATGTATGGAGCTGTTGATAAGGGAGGAATGGTTACTCATGTAACTTATCCAGATAATTTTATGCAAAAGATGGAAACTACTATATCGCAAATGGTTGCTTTAGCTGATGACCCTAAAATGAAGGCTATCATTGTTATAGAGGCAGTGCCAGGAACAGTGGAAGCTTTTAGAAGAATAAGAGAAGCTAGACCAGATATTTTACTTGTTGCTAACTCACCACATGAGGATCCAGAAATTATAACAGAGGTTTCTGATTTAGTAACAAATCCAGATAACGTAGCGAGAGGATATTTAATTGTTAAAGCGGCAAAGAATATGGGTGCAGATAAATTTATGCATATATCTTTCCCAAGACACTTAAGTTATGAATTATTGTCAAGAAGAAGAAATATAATGGCAGAAGCTGCTAAAGATTTAGGAATGGAATTTATAGATGTTTCAGCTCCAGATCCAGTAAGTGATGTTGGAGTAGCAGGAGCTCAACAATATATATTAGAGCAAGTACCTAACTGGTTAAATAGATATGGTAAAAATGTTGCTTTCTTTGCAACAAATGATGCTCATACAGAGCCATTACTAAAAAGAATAGCTGAAGATGGAGGATATTTTGTAGAAGCTGACTTACCATCTCCTACAATGGGATATCCTGGTGCTTTAGGAATTAAATTTACTGAAGATGAAAAAGGAAATTGGCCAAAAATATTAAAGAAAGTTGAAGATACAGTTGTAGGTAAGGGTGCAGCAGGAAGAATGGGAACTTGGGCATATTCATACAACTTTGCATCAGCAATAGCATTAGGAGATCACGTAAGAAACGTAATTGAAAATGGTACTGATATAATTGATTTTGATGCAATTATTGAATCATATAATAAATTTACTCCAGGAGCAGAATGGAACGGAAGTAATTATGCTGATGTAAATGGAGTAGAGAAAGAAAATTTCTATCTATTATACCAAGATACTTATGTTTTAGGAAAAGGATACTTACACATGACAGATGATGAAGTTCCTGCTAAATATTTTGAAATAAAATAA
- a CDS encoding ROK family protein: MKFGAIDAGGKKFICGITDEHGNTLEKVSFLTETPEKTIPLVIDFFKRKNIVALGIGCFGPLDLNFDSKTYGYITSSPKKAWRNYNILGTLHSELNIPVYLDTNINAAVLGESVWGAAKGLNNSIFLTIGSGIGGGAIVEGKLIHGMIHPEMGHIFVSRHPRDKFAGNCPFHGGNCLEGMASGPAIEKRWNKPLTSLPEDHPAWDLEAFYIAHALVNYILVLSPERIILGGDVMKFKHLLPTVRKSVVKLLNGYVQTEQIFKNINDYIVFPDLGENSGFFGAVALCIKNFK, translated from the coding sequence ATGAAATTTGGAGCTATTGATGCTGGGGGAAAAAAATTTATATGTGGAATAACAGATGAACATGGTAACACTCTTGAGAAAGTAAGTTTTCTCACAGAGACTCCAGAAAAAACTATTCCACTTGTTATCGATTTTTTTAAAAGAAAAAATATAGTTGCTTTAGGTATCGGTTGTTTTGGTCCTTTGGATTTGAATTTTGACTCTAAAACTTATGGTTATATTACTTCTTCTCCTAAAAAGGCCTGGAGAAATTATAATATTCTCGGAACTCTTCATTCTGAGCTAAATATCCCAGTATATTTAGATACCAATATAAATGCAGCTGTTCTTGGAGAATCTGTTTGGGGAGCTGCTAAAGGTCTAAACAATTCAATTTTTCTCACTATTGGAAGTGGTATTGGTGGAGGAGCTATTGTAGAAGGGAAGCTGATACATGGTATGATACACCCTGAAATGGGACATATTTTTGTAAGCAGACACCCTAGAGATAAATTTGCTGGAAATTGTCCTTTTCATGGCGGAAATTGCTTAGAAGGAATGGCATCTGGTCCAGCTATTGAAAAAAGATGGAATAAACCTCTTACTTCTTTGCCTGAAGATCATCCAGCTTGGGATTTAGAAGCTTTTTACATAGCACATGCTTTGGTAAATTATATATTAGTTCTATCTCCAGAAAGAATAATACTTGGTGGTGATGTTATGAAGTTCAAACATCTTTTACCAACTGTAAGAAAATCTGTTGTAAAATTACTAAATGGTTACGTTCAAACAGAACAAATTTTTAAAAATATCAATGATTACATTGTTTTTCCAGATTTAGGAGAGAATTCAGGATTTTTTGGAGCTGTTGCTCTATGTATAAAAAATTTCAAGTAA
- a CDS encoding MATE family efflux transporter, with product MQVKENKMGTYKILPLLLTMSIPPTISMLINSLYNIVDSIFVARLGTEALTAVSLAFPIQNLILAIAVGSGVGLNSYIARKLGERKEDIANKTAGNGITLAIIHYLILCILGIFFIKRFFQLFVQEENILKLGVSYTYIIIFFSIGIIAQIAIEKILQATGNTLTPMYLQIIGAVVNIVLDPILIYGYFGLPAMGVKGAAIATIIGQLIALFCSVYVLFFKKQSIKILKQDFFIDRKIVKEIYNVGIPSFFIMSIGSFLVMGINLILSEISNLAISLFGIYFKLQTFIYMPTSGVTQGAMPIMGYSYGARNSKRVSEVLNYSIIICVIINFLGSALFWLYPKEILQFFEVSDEMLSMGVQTMRIMSTSYSFGSVCFIFSCFLQAIGKGFSSLIITLLRQFILLLPIAYIFGKIYGLIGVWASFPIVDIVTCIISVFMYKNFLEKDPVMTLNKRKYCNLRN from the coding sequence ATGCAAGTAAAAGAAAATAAAATGGGAACATATAAAATTCTACCATTATTATTAACAATGTCTATACCACCAACTATATCTATGTTAATAAATTCACTTTATAATATAGTAGACTCAATATTTGTAGCAAGGCTTGGAACGGAAGCGTTGACTGCAGTATCTTTAGCATTTCCAATTCAAAATTTAATATTAGCTATTGCAGTAGGTTCTGGAGTAGGTTTAAACTCATATATAGCTAGAAAATTGGGAGAAAGAAAGGAAGATATAGCTAATAAAACAGCTGGAAATGGAATAACTTTAGCAATAATACACTATTTAATTTTGTGTATATTGGGGATCTTCTTTATTAAGAGATTTTTTCAACTTTTTGTTCAAGAGGAAAATATATTAAAACTTGGAGTAAGTTATACATATATAATAATATTTTTTAGTATAGGAATTATTGCTCAGATAGCAATAGAAAAGATATTGCAAGCTACAGGAAATACATTGACTCCTATGTATTTACAAATAATAGGTGCTGTTGTTAATATAGTATTGGATCCTATATTAATATATGGTTATTTTGGATTACCTGCTATGGGTGTTAAAGGAGCAGCTATAGCTACAATAATTGGTCAATTAATCGCTTTATTTTGTTCTGTTTATGTTTTATTTTTTAAAAAACAGAGTATAAAAATATTGAAACAAGATTTTTTTATTGATAGAAAAATAGTAAAAGAGATATATAATGTTGGGATACCATCATTTTTTATAATGTCAATAGGCTCTTTTTTAGTAATGGGAATAAATCTTATTCTCTCTGAAATATCAAACTTAGCAATTTCACTTTTTGGAATATATTTTAAATTACAAACTTTTATATATATGCCAACTAGTGGAGTAACACAAGGAGCTATGCCTATTATGGGATATAGCTATGGAGCTAGAAATTCTAAGAGAGTATCTGAGGTATTAAACTATTCTATCATAATATGTGTGATAATTAATTTTTTAGGAAGTGCACTTTTTTGGCTTTATCCAAAGGAGATACTTCAGTTTTTTGAAGTGAGTGATGAAATGTTGAGTATGGGAGTACAAACAATGAGAATAATGTCAACGAGTTATTCATTTGGAAGTGTATGTTTTATATTTTCCTGCTTTTTACAAGCAATAGGGAAGGGATTTTCATCGTTGATAATAACTTTATTAAGGCAGTTCATATTACTTTTACCAATAGCATATATATTTGGAAAAATATATGGACTTATAGGTGTTTGGGCATCTTTTCCTATAGTTGATATAGTAACTTGTATTATTTCCGTATTTATGTATAAAAATTTTCTAGAAAAAGATCCAGTGATGACATTGAATAAAAGAAAGTATTGTAATTTGAGAAATTAG
- a CDS encoding ABC transporter substrate-binding protein — protein MKRCVGQKIKTLFLMSIFFILGSLVYANDKVFEIGITQFAEHPALDAVRKGFEDEIKELGIDSNIDYKNSQGDTGTASMIAQKFVVDKKDLIFAIATISAQSAKQATNDIPLLFSAVTDPVHSQLVNSMENVGGNVTGTSDATPIKKQLSLFKELDSKAKKIAIIYNTSESNSEIQVKKAKEVGKEIGLEIIPVGINNINDIPQAVNSVVRKVDGFYTITDNIVASAINLISKTAVKYNKLTVGAEEAHVQGGILMTDGLSYYELGRQTGRMAKNILVDGKNPKDMPVETLNNTTKIVNTNTLKKLKLSKENQVFSGAVFID, from the coding sequence ATGAAAAGATGTGTAGGACAGAAAATTAAAACTCTATTTTTGATGAGTATTTTTTTTATCTTGGGAAGCTTAGTTTATGCTAATGATAAGGTTTTCGAAATAGGTATTACACAATTTGCTGAACATCCAGCTCTTGATGCTGTAAGAAAAGGATTCGAAGATGAAATCAAAGAGCTAGGTATAGATAGCAATATTGACTATAAAAATTCACAAGGAGATACTGGAACTGCAAGCATGATAGCTCAAAAATTTGTAGTAGATAAAAAAGATTTAATATTTGCAATAGCAACTATTTCAGCTCAGTCTGCTAAACAAGCTACAAATGATATTCCTCTACTTTTTAGTGCTGTAACAGATCCGGTTCACTCACAATTAGTCAATAGTATGGAAAATGTAGGTGGAAATGTAACTGGAACAAGCGATGCTACTCCTATTAAAAAACAATTATCTCTTTTTAAAGAGTTAGATAGTAAGGCTAAAAAAATAGCTATCATTTACAACACCAGTGAATCTAACTCAGAAATACAAGTAAAAAAAGCTAAAGAAGTTGGAAAAGAAATTGGATTGGAAATAATTCCTGTTGGAATCAATAATATAAATGATATTCCACAAGCAGTGAACTCAGTTGTAAGAAAAGTAGACGGATTTTACACTATCACTGATAATATTGTAGCCTCAGCTATAAACTTGATCTCTAAAACAGCTGTAAAATATAACAAACTTACTGTTGGAGCTGAAGAAGCTCATGTTCAAGGTGGAATACTTATGACTGATGGACTTAGTTACTATGAATTAGGAAGACAAACAGGTCGTATGGCAAAAAATATTTTAGTAGATGGGAAAAATCCTAAAGATATGCCTGTAGAAACTTTAAATAATACCACTAAGATCGTCAATACTAACACTCTTAAAAAATTGAAACTCTCTAAAGAAAATCAAGTTTTCTCGGGAGCTGTATTTATAGATTAG
- a CDS encoding ABC transporter ATP-binding protein produces the protein MLQIRNLSKSFNIGTENETNIFNGFNFNVKENEFVAILGSNGCGKSTLFNLISGSLQNDGGSIILDGIEIGKLKEEKRALKIGKIHQDPSMGVSPSLTILENISLANKKGEKFSLKSLIKKSNISRFIELLKELDLGLENKLDTQVKFLSGGQRQALSLLMTTLKKPKLLLLDEHTSALDPKTSKVIMEKTKELIQKQKITTLMISHNLRDAIKYADRIVMLDKGKVILDLPSKNLTEEELVKIYNSKINNSPISIAV, from the coding sequence ATGTTACAAATAAGAAATTTATCAAAGAGTTTTAATATAGGAACTGAAAATGAAACAAATATTTTTAATGGTTTTAATTTTAATGTAAAAGAAAATGAGTTTGTAGCCATTCTTGGTTCAAATGGTTGTGGAAAATCTACCCTTTTTAATTTAATAAGTGGCTCACTTCAAAATGATGGTGGTTCTATTATTTTAGATGGAATAGAGATTGGCAAATTAAAAGAAGAGAAAAGAGCACTCAAAATTGGAAAGATACACCAAGATCCATCTATGGGAGTTTCTCCATCTTTAACTATCTTAGAGAATATCTCTCTCGCTAATAAAAAAGGAGAAAAATTTTCATTAAAAAGTTTAATAAAGAAAAGTAATATTTCAAGATTTATAGAGCTTTTAAAAGAATTAGATTTAGGATTAGAAAATAAACTAGATACTCAAGTAAAATTTCTATCTGGTGGTCAAAGACAAGCACTATCACTTTTAATGACTACATTAAAAAAACCTAAACTTTTACTTCTAGATGAACATACTTCGGCTCTTGATCCTAAAACTTCAAAAGTTATTATGGAAAAGACAAAAGAACTAATCCAAAAACAAAAAATTACTACTCTTATGATCTCTCATAACCTAAGAGATGCTATAAAATATGCTGATAGAATTGTCATGTTAGATAAAGGAAAAGTTATTTTAGATTTACCTAGTAAAAATTTGACAGAAGAAGAATTAGTCAAAATATATAACTCAAAAATTAATAACTCCCCCATATCAATAGCCGTCTAA
- a CDS encoding sugar ABC transporter ATP-binding protein, producing MKEILLKIENLSKAFGENTVLKDINLEVRPGEIVGLVGENGAGKSTLMKCIFGMPVISETGGYGGKIYFDGQEVNFSSPFEALGAGIGMVHQEFSLIPGFKVSENVVLNRESTLNSFLEGLFGSRIKAIDKKEIDERTKGALSNLGVDIKSSTVISEMPVAHKQFTEIAREIERENTKLLVLDEPTAVLTEEEAKVLLETMKKLSEKGIAILFITHRLDEILSVCNKVVVLRDGLLINSVATEDTNVNQITEWMIGRKMEGSAHNVKTEDELKETIISIKNLWVDMPGEGVKNLSLDIKKGEILGLGGMAGQGKIGVANGIMGLYDARGEVTFKGEKITLNSPAEPLSKGLFFVSEDRKGVGLLLDSSIEDNIAYPAMQIKKMFFKKAFGIFNIVDEKAVKENAQEYVKKLEIRCTSEKQRAQELSGGNQQKVCLAKAFTMNPEVLFVSEPTRGIDVGAKKLVLDTLKEYNKEKGTTIIITSSEIEELRSICDRIAIINEGKVEGILPPTADILEFGKMMVGVKEAGNE from the coding sequence TTGAAAGAGATATTATTAAAAATTGAAAATCTTTCTAAGGCATTTGGAGAGAACACAGTTTTAAAAGACATTAATTTAGAAGTGAGGCCTGGAGAGATAGTAGGATTAGTTGGAGAAAATGGTGCAGGTAAATCTACATTGATGAAATGTATATTTGGAATGCCAGTGATTTCAGAAACAGGAGGATATGGAGGTAAAATATATTTTGATGGCCAGGAAGTAAATTTTTCATCACCTTTTGAGGCCTTAGGTGCTGGAATAGGTATGGTACATCAGGAGTTTTCATTAATTCCAGGATTTAAAGTTTCTGAAAATGTTGTTTTGAATAGAGAATCTACATTAAATAGTTTTTTAGAAGGTTTGTTTGGTTCAAGAATAAAAGCGATAGATAAAAAAGAGATAGATGAGAGAACAAAAGGGGCTCTTTCAAATTTAGGAGTAGATATTAAATCTAGCACAGTAATTAGTGAGATGCCTGTTGCACACAAGCAATTTACAGAAATAGCTCGTGAAATTGAAAGAGAAAATACAAAACTTTTGGTATTGGATGAACCAACAGCAGTACTTACAGAGGAAGAGGCAAAAGTACTTCTAGAAACTATGAAAAAATTATCTGAAAAAGGTATAGCAATACTATTTATAACTCATAGACTTGATGAGATATTATCGGTATGTAATAAAGTAGTAGTTTTAAGAGATGGACTATTAATAAACTCAGTAGCAACAGAGGATACAAATGTAAATCAGATAACTGAATGGATGATAGGAAGAAAGATGGAGGGATCTGCTCATAATGTTAAGACTGAAGATGAACTAAAAGAAACTATTATTTCTATAAAAAATCTTTGGGTTGATATGCCGGGAGAGGGAGTAAAGAATCTTTCTTTAGATATTAAAAAAGGAGAGATTTTAGGACTTGGAGGAATGGCAGGTCAAGGGAAAATAGGAGTAGCTAATGGAATAATGGGACTTTATGATGCTAGAGGAGAAGTTACTTTTAAAGGAGAGAAGATAACTTTAAATTCTCCAGCAGAACCATTATCTAAAGGACTTTTCTTTGTATCTGAAGATAGAAAAGGAGTAGGGCTTCTATTAGATAGTTCAATAGAGGATAATATAGCTTATCCAGCTATGCAAATTAAAAAGATGTTCTTTAAAAAGGCTTTTGGAATATTTAATATAGTAGATGAAAAAGCTGTAAAAGAAAATGCACAAGAGTATGTAAAAAAATTGGAGATAAGATGTACTAGTGAAAAGCAAAGAGCACAGGAGCTTAGTGGAGGAAATCAACAAAAAGTTTGCTTGGCTAAAGCTTTCACTATGAATCCAGAAGTATTATTCGTATCTGAACCTACAAGAGGAATAGATGTAGGAGCTAAAAAACTTGTGCTAGATACTTTAAAAGAGTATAACAAAGAAAAAGGAACAACTATTATAATAACTTCATCTGAAATAGAGGAGCTAAGAAGTATATGTGATAGGATAGCTATAATAAATGAGGGAAAAGTTGAAGGGATCCTACCACCGACAGCTGATATATTAGAGTTTGGTAAAATGATGGTAGGAGTTAAGGAGGCAGGAAATGAATAG
- a CDS encoding Mrp/NBP35 family ATP-binding protein, which produces MANCSTCPSGSTCKKDKETCGIINNPLNHIKNVIGIMSGKGGVGKSTVTTLFAKELAKRGYKVGIMDADITGPSIPRLMGLAGQKATGDGTNLIPVTSKEGIKIISLNLLLEDESQPVVWRGSIISNAVKQFWEEVLWGDLDYLLIDMPPGTGDVALTVMQSTPINGVIMVSVPQDMVSMIVAKAVNMTKKLNVPVLGVVENMSYIVCPGCKTKISFHEESGAHDFLKDMNLTLLGELPMTKGFARMTKGEECADSTALFSPITDKILDIVSKL; this is translated from the coding sequence ATGGCAAATTGTAGCACTTGTCCTTCAGGAAGTACTTGTAAAAAAGACAAAGAAACTTGTGGGATTATAAATAACCCATTAAATCATATAAAAAATGTAATAGGTATAATGAGTGGTAAAGGAGGAGTAGGAAAATCCACTGTTACTACTTTATTCGCTAAAGAACTAGCTAAAAGAGGATATAAAGTTGGTATCATGGACGCTGATATTACTGGTCCTAGTATTCCTAGACTTATGGGACTAGCTGGACAAAAAGCTACCGGAGATGGAACTAACCTAATTCCAGTAACTTCAAAAGAAGGAATAAAGATAATTTCTCTTAATTTATTATTAGAAGATGAAAGTCAACCAGTAGTATGGAGAGGTTCTATTATAAGTAATGCAGTTAAGCAATTTTGGGAAGAAGTACTATGGGGAGATCTTGATTATCTTCTAATAGATATGCCTCCAGGAACAGGAGATGTAGCTCTAACCGTTATGCAATCTACTCCTATAAATGGAGTTATCATGGTATCCGTTCCTCAAGATATGGTATCTATGATAGTTGCCAAAGCTGTGAACATGACCAAAAAATTAAACGTTCCTGTATTAGGAGTTGTTGAAAATATGAGTTATATAGTTTGCCCTGGTTGTAAAACTAAAATTAGTTTTCATGAAGAAAGTGGAGCCCATGATTTTTTAAAGGATATGAATCTTACACTTCTAGGGGAATTACCTATGACAAAAGGATTTGCTAGAATGACTAAAGGAGAGGAGTGCGCTGATTCAACTGCTCTTTTTAGTCCAATAACAGATAAAATTCTAGATATAGTTTCTAAATTATAA
- a CDS encoding ABC transporter permease has product MGALLFISIEQGLVFAILAIGVFITYKILDFPDLSVEGTFPFGAFIFSKFMLLGFEPITSTVLAFIFGSLAGVLTYALHIKMKIAPILAGILTMTILYSVNLRVNGKANIPLYNHSSIFDYGNTTLVLLIIVLLIKVLMDSFLKTERGYLLIATGDNETLVKSLGVNCNTYKLLGLMLSNGLVSMSGAIMGQLQGFADINMGASIIVAALASIIIGDTFLKNSKRLNGTTRAIIGAITYKIIGGIALEVGLAPTDLKAISAFIVIVFIGYNNLSILNFMKKGGKQDVTNKKFIKEF; this is encoded by the coding sequence ATGGGAGCATTACTATTTATATCAATAGAGCAGGGGCTTGTCTTTGCTATCCTAGCTATTGGAGTATTCATAACATATAAAATACTTGACTTTCCTGATTTATCAGTTGAGGGAACTTTCCCTTTTGGAGCATTTATATTTTCAAAATTTATGCTACTAGGATTTGAACCTATAACTAGTACTGTCTTAGCTTTTATTTTTGGTTCATTAGCTGGAGTATTAACCTATGCTTTGCACATAAAAATGAAAATAGCACCAATATTAGCTGGTATCTTAACTATGACTATACTTTATTCTGTCAACTTAAGGGTCAATGGTAAAGCTAATATTCCATTATATAATCACTCAAGTATTTTTGACTATGGGAATACAACTTTAGTTCTGCTTATAATTGTTCTTTTAATCAAAGTTTTAATGGATAGCTTCTTGAAAACAGAAAGAGGATATCTACTTATTGCTACTGGAGATAACGAAACTTTAGTAAAATCTTTAGGAGTTAATTGCAATACTTACAAACTTTTAGGACTCATGCTATCAAATGGACTAGTCTCTATGAGTGGAGCTATTATGGGACAATTACAAGGCTTTGCTGATATAAATATGGGAGCTTCTATCATTGTTGCAGCTCTAGCTTCTATAATAATTGGAGATACTTTCTTAAAAAATTCTAAGAGATTAAATGGTACAACTAGAGCTATTATAGGAGCTATAACGTATAAAATTATAGGTGGTATTGCTCTAGAAGTTGGGCTTGCTCCTACTGATTTAAAAGCTATTAGTGCTTTCATAGTAATCGTATTTATTGGATATAATAATCTTTCTATTCTAAATTTTATGAAAAAAGGGGGAAAACAAGATGTTACAAATAAGAAATTTATCAAAGAGTTTTAA
- a CDS encoding Crp/Fnr family transcriptional regulator produces the protein MKGNEIKIISNLEFFKGLMEEEILEIFKESKCKILKFKKGEHVVFRGDNIDGIYINIRGILVAEMLKEDGNVKKIEELPEGKILASAFIFGKVNKFPVDLIAKSEAEIFYIQKKELIKLLKKNSKILVRFLDEISNKAQFLSKNLWESLSNKTINQKLAEYILKNEKENYFEFDKSIKELAEYFNVSRPSLSRVIKSFIEEGVIIKLEKNRYEIVSKKKLEKYNF, from the coding sequence TTGAAAGGAAATGAAATAAAAATTATCAGTAATCTAGAATTTTTTAAGGGACTGATGGAGGAGGAAATTTTAGAGATATTTAAAGAAAGTAAATGTAAAATTTTAAAGTTTAAAAAAGGAGAGCATGTAGTTTTTAGAGGAGATAATATTGATGGTATATATATTAACATTCGAGGTATTTTAGTTGCAGAAATGTTAAAAGAAGATGGAAATGTAAAAAAAATAGAGGAATTACCTGAAGGAAAAATACTTGCTTCAGCTTTTATCTTTGGAAAAGTAAATAAGTTTCCAGTTGATTTGATAGCTAAAAGTGAAGCAGAAATCTTTTATATTCAAAAGAAAGAACTTATAAAATTATTGAAGAAGAACTCAAAGATTTTAGTTAGATTTTTAGATGAGATAAGTAATAAAGCTCAATTTTTATCAAAAAATTTATGGGAAAGTTTGAGTAATAAAACAATAAATCAAAAATTAGCTGAATATATATTAAAAAATGAAAAAGAGAATTATTTTGAATTTGATAAAAGTATTAAAGAGTTAGCAGAATATTTTAATGTAAGCCGTCCATCTCTTTCAAGGGTTATAAAAAGTTTTATAGAAGAAGGAGTTATTATAAAATTAGAAAAAAATAGATATGAGATAGTATCAAAAAAGAAACTAGAAAAATATAACTTTTAA
- a CDS encoding HutP family protein, which translates to MQYKSKDIARISVEMSMSSRDEELELKEKYLKKGIKTAAVDIGGNVVESIPKILERTLVAAKRNGLISESHVYEGAVTGATREAIDQILDKSVGFNVGGKIGIARYHEHLSVCIFLTIGMFRLDEVVIGLGHRAVPIE; encoded by the coding sequence ATGCAATATAAAAGTAAAGATATCGCTAGAATATCAGTTGAAATGTCTATGAGTAGTAGAGATGAGGAGTTAGAATTAAAAGAAAAATATTTAAAAAAAGGAATAAAAACTGCTGCTGTTGATATTGGTGGAAATGTTGTAGAATCTATTCCTAAGATATTAGAAAGAACACTAGTTGCAGCTAAAAGAAATGGTTTAATCTCGGAATCTCATGTATATGAAGGAGCTGTTACTGGAGCTACTAGAGAAGCTATCGATCAAATTTTAGATAAATCAGTAGGTTTCAATGTAGGTGGTAAAATAGGAATAGCTAGATATCACGAACATCTCTCTGTCTGTATTTTTCTTACTATAGGCATGTTTAGACTTGATGAAGTTGTTATAGGTCTTGGACATAGGGCTGTTCCTATTGAATAA